A region of Paenibacillus sp. 37 DNA encodes the following proteins:
- a CDS encoding GyrI-like domain-containing protein, which translates to MNSIMELTRLTANQPLDRELSSAVSFTYSKIMEYLQWHQLDRDVYEIKQFPYVYAHQIVNLLGNVVNGLYKGIAPDEADFDEEFPNPAFTGEMAEEQPIILQLGYYKQHTNVHALAFREEDGTYRIVLNEEEDRDLADSRLSRREVEGTYLFTAPDASSAHQYFHEWVMENRAPYRSQRGVHPMNVNEKVIEHQSLTFVGIKRTFSCVDGENLREIPKMWQDALADGIEERLKGFNNGAIPGLVGICIDQRELKDNQMEYWIATSYSGEVPEGLVPIELPASNWVVFEADELKPEAIQRLWHHIMTAWFPSASYKHAGIPELEVYRGHGAPPQVWIPVKSV; encoded by the coding sequence GTGAACAGTATTATGGAACTGACTCGTCTTACTGCCAATCAGCCTTTGGATCGCGAACTTTCCAGTGCCGTTAGCTTTACATATTCCAAAATCATGGAGTATCTGCAATGGCATCAGTTGGATCGTGATGTGTATGAGATTAAACAGTTTCCATATGTCTACGCACATCAGATTGTGAATCTGCTGGGCAATGTAGTCAACGGCTTATATAAAGGTATCGCACCAGATGAAGCCGATTTCGATGAGGAGTTCCCCAATCCGGCTTTCACAGGCGAAATGGCAGAAGAGCAACCAATCATTTTGCAATTAGGCTATTATAAACAACATACGAATGTACACGCCCTTGCCTTTCGAGAGGAAGATGGGACGTATCGAATTGTTTTGAATGAAGAAGAGGACCGGGATCTTGCAGATTCCAGGCTGAGTCGCCGTGAGGTGGAAGGAACGTATCTTTTTACGGCTCCGGATGCCAGTAGCGCCCACCAATATTTTCATGAATGGGTCATGGAGAACCGTGCCCCATATCGCTCTCAGAGAGGAGTCCATCCAATGAATGTGAATGAAAAAGTGATCGAACACCAGTCTCTTACCTTTGTGGGAATCAAACGAACGTTCTCTTGTGTGGATGGAGAGAATTTAAGAGAAATCCCAAAGATGTGGCAGGATGCTTTGGCAGACGGCATTGAGGAACGTTTAAAAGGGTTCAATAACGGAGCTATTCCCGGTCTGGTGGGCATCTGCATAGATCAGAGAGAGCTGAAGGACAATCAAATGGAGTATTGGATTGCTACCTCTTACTCAGGTGAAGTGCCTGAAGGTTTGGTGCCTATCGAACTCCCAGCGTCCAATTGGGTTGTATTTGAAGCGGATGAATTAAAGCCGGAGGCGATACAACGGTTGTGGCACCATATTATGACAGCGTGGTTTCCTTCCGCTTCATATAAGCATGCAGGGATCCCGGAACTTGAAGTGTACAGAGGTCATGGAGCACCTCCCCAAGTCTGGATACCTGTAAAATCTGTGTGA
- a CDS encoding CBS domain-containing protein — translation MEISYFLLPKAEVAYIKSTASMKDAIEQLESHHYTAIPVIDQDGKYVATLSEGDLLWKMRNTPGLTFDTMDQVQVHEINNRVYNECVFIEAEMEDMLTLAADQNFVPVVDVDRVFLGIIRRKDIIEYYTRNISD, via the coding sequence ATGGAAATCAGCTATTTTTTACTCCCCAAAGCCGAAGTGGCCTATATCAAGTCTACCGCTTCCATGAAAGATGCTATTGAGCAATTGGAATCGCACCACTACACCGCCATTCCCGTGATTGACCAGGATGGAAAATATGTTGCTACCCTGTCCGAAGGCGATTTGTTATGGAAAATGCGAAATACACCCGGATTGACTTTTGATACGATGGATCAGGTTCAAGTCCATGAGATTAACAATCGGGTATATAATGAATGTGTATTCATTGAGGCTGAAATGGAGGATATGCTGACACTTGCAGCTGACCAAAATTTTGTGCCCGTGGTGGATGTCGATCGTGTCTTCCTCGGTATTATCCGTCGTAAGGATATTATTGAATACTATACGCGTAACATTTCGGATTAG
- a CDS encoding penicillin-binding transpeptidase domain-containing protein, with the protein MKSKRKLMYGLLPILFAGGIGMYLYMQNNKEAEAKPQTTVNQYIEHLQKKEFDQLYTLMTPASVQESGMNKEQFVEKYNAIYSGMEVSTVKAEVKPVDVAETAADDSKTDAEKQNPDTYEVDYNLQLTTFLGEVSETHTLKLVRQELEDGGKNWQINWQPSLILNDMVKGSKVRVRTLFPDRGDIVDRDGLPLATKGTMNEWGIVPEKLGDNPDEMITRIASHYQVSEDAIQKALAQTWVKPEYFVPIGSTEEFDVPESLSGVTMQSKEIRYYPLGDAAAHLIGYVRKATKEDLDKDTEGYYRAEDWIGKAGLEQSMEKQLRGERGGLIEITDESGNSRSELIRKDAVDGQNVQLTISSKQQKKLYQTLSSGGDAGAMVLMNPTDGNLLALVSAPSYNPNKMVTGLTQAEWDAYSANEKLPFINRVTTRYAPGSTFKAITAAAGLMEKVTTADKTHDISGLQWRKDDSWGGYYVKRVKSLSPVDMVDALVYSDNIYFAMEAIEMGSAKFIDGIQKFGFGDNFGLDELYLKPSQYANEAHLDLSSEVLLADTSYGQGEMLMSPIHLASSFTPFINEGKLVKPVLIEGKESTDPEVIITPEAANTVKDALGEVVSRQGGTAHTLNSIPGGLAGKTGTAELKAKKGEKGQENGFFVVFDTDSPTFLLSAVIEEVNGRGGSHYVVDKLKPFLEKLEMPDGENIAEE; encoded by the coding sequence ATGAAATCCAAACGTAAATTAATGTACGGACTGCTACCCATCTTGTTTGCAGGTGGAATCGGAATGTATCTATACATGCAGAATAACAAAGAAGCAGAAGCCAAGCCCCAGACTACCGTGAATCAGTACATAGAGCATCTGCAAAAAAAAGAGTTTGATCAGCTGTATACCTTGATGACACCTGCTTCGGTGCAAGAGTCGGGCATGAACAAGGAACAATTTGTTGAAAAATACAATGCGATCTATTCGGGCATGGAAGTATCCACCGTCAAGGCGGAGGTTAAGCCAGTGGATGTTGCCGAAACGGCGGCCGATGACAGTAAGACCGATGCAGAGAAACAAAACCCGGATACGTATGAGGTGGATTACAACCTGCAACTGACAACTTTTTTGGGAGAAGTCAGTGAGACGCATACATTGAAACTGGTTCGGCAGGAGCTTGAGGATGGGGGCAAAAACTGGCAAATTAACTGGCAGCCATCGTTGATCCTGAATGACATGGTAAAGGGCAGTAAGGTGCGAGTGAGGACACTGTTCCCGGATCGTGGAGACATTGTAGATCGTGATGGCTTGCCACTGGCTACCAAGGGCACGATGAACGAATGGGGCATTGTACCTGAGAAACTTGGTGATAACCCGGACGAGATGATTACACGAATCGCAAGTCATTATCAGGTTTCGGAAGATGCCATTCAAAAGGCGCTTGCGCAGACATGGGTGAAGCCGGAGTACTTTGTCCCGATTGGTTCAACGGAGGAGTTTGACGTGCCAGAATCTTTAAGCGGGGTTACGATGCAGAGTAAGGAAATCCGTTATTATCCACTCGGTGATGCGGCTGCGCACCTGATTGGTTACGTGCGCAAAGCCACCAAAGAAGATCTGGATAAGGATACAGAAGGCTATTATCGCGCAGAGGATTGGATTGGCAAAGCGGGTTTAGAGCAGTCCATGGAGAAACAACTGCGTGGTGAACGTGGTGGTTTGATTGAAATTACGGATGAGTCCGGTAACTCCCGTTCTGAGCTTATTCGCAAGGATGCTGTAGATGGACAGAATGTTCAACTGACGATTAGCTCCAAACAACAGAAGAAATTGTATCAGACATTGTCCAGTGGTGGAGACGCCGGTGCGATGGTTCTGATGAATCCGACGGACGGCAACTTGCTGGCGTTGGTGAGCGCACCTTCCTATAACCCGAACAAGATGGTTACAGGACTTACACAGGCAGAGTGGGATGCTTATTCGGCGAATGAGAAGCTTCCTTTTATCAACAGAGTCACTACCCGGTATGCACCAGGATCAACCTTCAAAGCGATTACAGCCGCAGCGGGACTGATGGAGAAGGTGACTACAGCGGACAAAACACATGATATCTCTGGCTTGCAATGGCGTAAAGACGATAGCTGGGGCGGTTATTATGTCAAGCGTGTGAAGAGTTTATCTCCAGTAGATATGGTCGATGCACTAGTGTACTCGGACAATATTTACTTTGCCATGGAAGCGATCGAGATGGGCAGCGCCAAGTTTATTGATGGGATCCAGAAGTTTGGTTTTGGTGATAACTTTGGACTGGATGAACTGTATCTGAAGCCAAGCCAATATGCCAATGAAGCACATCTGGATCTGTCTTCCGAGGTATTACTCGCTGATACGTCCTACGGGCAAGGGGAGATGTTAATGTCCCCGATACATCTGGCATCGTCATTTACACCTTTTATTAATGAAGGGAAGCTGGTGAAACCTGTTCTAATCGAGGGAAAAGAAAGCACTGACCCTGAGGTAATCATTACTCCGGAAGCCGCAAATACGGTTAAGGATGCTTTGGGAGAAGTTGTTTCCCGGCAGGGAGGTACGGCCCACACCTTGAATTCAATTCCTGGAGGACTCGCGGGCAAGACAGGAACAGCGGAACTGAAAGCGAAGAAGGGAGAGAAGGGTCAAGAAAATGGATTTTTCGTAGTATTTGATACCGACTCTCCGACCTTCCTGTTATCCGCTGTGATTGAAGAGGTGAACGGTCGGGGAGG